The genomic stretch ATGAGTGTGTCACCTAAAGATAATGGTAAATCTAATAAATGGCAATTTTTTTATTGACCATATCCACCCCCACCCGGTGTAGCCACCGTCAGCACATCACCCGCCTCCACCTCCACCTGCGCAATCCCCTCCAGCGTTTCCAAATAGCCCTCCACCCGCAGCACCCGGTTAACACCGCACTGCCCGTTCCTGCCGCCTGCCATGCCATACGGCGCGACCTTACGATGCCCCGACACAAGGCTCACCGTCATCGGCTCCAGAAAGCGGGTCTTGCGCACCACGCCATCGCCACCGCGCTGCAAGCCTCTGCCGCCAGAATGCGGGCGTATGTGAAATGCTTCCAGCCGTACCGGAAAGCGCGTTTCAAGGATTTCCGGGTCAGTCAGGCGCGAATTGGTCATGTGGGTATGCACCGCACTCGCCCCAGCCGCATTCGCCGTTGCCCCCGCGCCGCCGCACAAGGTTTCGTAATACTGGTGGCGGGCGTTGCCCCAGGTGACGTTGTTCATTGTGCCTTGCGCCGCGCCCATGATGCCGAGTGCGCCGAATAGCGCATCCACCACGTATTGCGAGGTTTCCACATTGCCCGCCACCACCGCCGCCGGGTATTGCGGGTTCAACATCGAGCCGGGCGGAATAATGATATTAAGCGGCTTGAGGCAACCTTCGTTGAGCGGGATATTGTCAGCCACCAAACAGCGGAACACGTACAGCACCGCCGCGCGGGTAATCGCGGTCGGCGCATTCAAATTGCCGGGGTGCTGCGGGCTGGTTCCCGTAAAATCCAGTGTGGCGCACCGGTTTGTTGCATCCACCGTAATCTGCACGCAAATGCGGCTGCCATCGTCCATGTCATATTGGAAACTGCCATCGCGCAAGCTGCCGATCACGCGCCGCACCGAGGCTTCCGCATTATCCTGCACATGGCGCATGTAGGCTTGCACGGTCGCTAGCCCCATCTGCCCGATCATGCGCCGCAGTTCGGCTTCGCCGCGAGCACAAGCCGCCAGTTGCGCCTTCAAATCGGCAATGTTGTAGTCAATATTGCGGGCAGGGAACGCGCCCGAAGCGAGCAGGGCGCGAATGGCCTCCTCACGGAAATGTCCGCCCTCCACCAGTTTGACGTTGGTCAGCAGGATGCCTTCCTCATCAATCGTGCGGCTTTGTGGCGGAATCGAACCGGGGGTAATCCCGCCCACATCGGCATGATGCCCACGGGTGGCGACGTAGAAAATAATCGCATTACCGCTTTCCTCAAACACTGGCTTGACCACGGTAATGTCGGGCAAATGCGTGCCGCCGTGGTAAGGGTCATTGAGCACGAACACATCGCCCGGCTGCATTGCCCCTGCATTGGCGCTGATCACCGCTTTGATGCTCTCGCTCATGCTGCCCAGATGCACCGGCATATGCGGCGCATTCGCCACCAGATGGCCAGCCGGGTCGAAGATTGCGCAGGAAAAATCCAGCCGCTCCTTGATATTCACCGACACAGCGGTCTGTTCCAGCACAAAACCCATCTGCTCGGCGATGGACATGAACAGGTTGTTGAAGATTTCTAGGCGGATGGGGTCGGGGGCGGAATCGGGTTTTGGGGTGGAAGTCGAATGGTGGGTATCGCGTTCCGCTCCACCCACCCTACGGTGTTCCATCACCAGATCGCCTTGCTCATTCAATTGCACCGCCCAACCTGGTTCCACAATCACCGTCCCGGTGCTTTCCAAAATAACCGCCGGGCCAGTAATTGTTTGTCCCACCGTCAAAGCATCCCGTTGGTAAAACGGCGTATCCCGCCATTCCCCCCGCATAAACACAGAATGCCAGGTCTCCCGCTCTTCACTCCCCCCTTTGCAAAAGGGGGGCTGGGGGGGATTTTCTTTCCCCGCAATGGCTTCAACCTCCAAACTAGCCACAACCACCGCCTTCTCCGCCGCCACAAACCCAAACCGCTGCCGATGTGCCTCCTCAAACGTCGCCCGAATCGCTGCTGTATCCTCGCCATCCCAAGCCACCAGCAAACTCGAATCCGACCCCGCATAGCGGCAATGCAGCCGCGTCTCATGCCGCAAATATTCAGTGCTGACGCCTTGCTCCTGGATATGCGCTGCCGTTTCCGCCGCGAGTGTCGCCTGCTGTTGCTGCAAACCCACCAACATAGTTTCACTCAGCTCCACTTCCACACTCCGCGTCAAAATCTGCCGCACATCCGCCAGCCCCATCCCATACGCCGACAACACCCCCGCGAACGGATGCAAAAACACCTTACGCATCCCCAACGCTTCCGCCACCAAGCAAGCATGTTGCCCGCTCGCCCCGCCAAAGCAACACAGCGCATACTCACTCACATCATAGCCGCGCTGCACCGAAATCTTCTTGATCGCATTCGCCATATTCTCAACAGCAATCGCCAGAAACCCCTCCGCCACCTGCTCGGGACTTAGGCTTCGACTACGCTCAGCCAACGGGGACGCTCTTCGTTGGCTGAGCGGAGTCGAAGCCAACTCTGCGAACTTCGCACAAACCGTATCGACATCCAGCGCTTCCTTGCCTTCCGCCCCGAAAATCTGCGGAAAATACGCCGCCTGCAATTTCCCCAACATCACATTGCAATCGGTAATGGTGAGTTCGCCACCGCGCCGGTACGCCGCAGGCCCCGGATTCGCCCCGGCAGAGTCGGGTCCGACCCGGAAGCGTTGCCCATCGAAATGCAAAATCGAGCCACCGCCCGCCGCCACGGTATGAATCTGCATCATCGGCGCACGAATCCGCGCCCCGGCGATATGGCTTTCCAGCGTGCGTTCGTACTCACCCGCAAAGTGGCACACGTCCGTCGACGTACCGCCCATGTCAAAGCCGATCAGCTTGTCGAAACCGGCTGCCTGTGCGGTTTGCACCATGCCGACCACGCCACCGGCAGGCCCCGACAGAATCGCATCCTTGCCCTGAAAGTGATCCGCGTGCGTCAACCCGCCGTTGGATTGCATGAAAAACAGCTTGGTGTCCGGCAATTCCCGCGCCACCTGCTCGACATAACGGCGCAGCACGGGTGATAGGTAAGCATCCACCACCGTGGTATCCCCCCGCCCGACAAACTTGATTAACGGGCTAACCGCATGGCTGGTAGAAATCTGGGTGAAACCGACTTCACGGGCAATCGCTGCCACCCGCGTTTCGTGCTGCGGGTAACGATAAGCGTGCATGAACAGGATCGCCACCGAGCGCAAACCCTTGGCGTAAGCGGCTTGCAGGGCAGGTCGGATAACCGCCGCATCCGGCGCTTGCAGGATTTCACCGTCGGCCGCGATGCGTTCCTCCACCTCCAGCACGTCGGTGTAGAGCATTTGCGGCAGTTCGATGTCGAGCGCAAACAGGTGGGGGCGTTGCTGGTAGCCAATGCGCAAGGCATCGCCGAAACCGAGTGTCGTTACCAGCAACACGGCTTCGCCCTTGTGTTCCAGCAGCGCATTAGTGGCGACGGTTGTGCCCATGCGTACCGTGTCGATGCGTTCGGTGGGAATCGTTTGCCCCGCCTTCACGCCCAGCAAATCGCGGATACCTTGCAGCGCGGCATCGGGGTAACGTTCCGGGTTTTCCGAGAGCAGCTTGTGAGTGCGCCATTCACCCTCGGGTGTGCGTGCCACGATGTCGGTGAACGTGCCACCACGGTCGATCCAGAATTGCCAGCGCGGGTTGGTCATACTGTCTGCTGCTCCAATGCGATAAACTACCCATCTTTGCACAGCCCAAAACAAGGACGCAAATATGTCATCACAGCCCGGTTTCCCTGCCTTTGCCATCGCCCGCTTGCCGCGCATCGAATTCGGTGCAGGTGCTCTTCGTAAACTACCCGCCATTGCTGCTCAGTACGGCAAACGTTTGCTGATTATTACGGGCGCAAGTTCTTTCACCGCTTCTGAGGCGGGCAAAACCCTGTTCACCGCATTGCAAGCGGCAGGTTTTACCTGGGAAATTTGCCGCGTAACGCATGAGCCTTCCCCGCACTGGGTGGATGAAACCGTGGCAGGTCTGCAAGGCGATAGCTTCGATGCCGTGATCGGTATTGGCGGCGGTAGTCCGCTGGATGCCGCTAAAGCTGTCGCGGGTTTACTCAAACCGGGCAATTCGGTAATGGATCATCTCGAAGGCGTTGGCCCTGAATTGCCCTATCAAGGCTCCTCCACGCCATTCATTGCCGTGCCGACGACGGCGGGAACGGGTTCCGAGGCGACCAAAAACGCGGTGCTTTCTGTGTCGGGCGAACACGGTTTCAAGAAATCCTTCCGCGACGACAAGCTGGTGGCGGAATATGCCATCATCGACCCGGATTTGCTGGCCACTTGCCCGCCCGCGCAGATTGCAGCCAATGGCATGGATGCTTTCACGCAACTGATGGAAGCCTACGTTTCTACCCGCTCCAACCCGTTGACTGATGCGTTGGCGCTGGCGGGGATGGAGGCGGTGCGGGATAGCTTGCTGGCGTTTTACCGTGATCCGGCGGATAGCGTTGCGCGTGGCAAAATGGCTTACGCCTCGCTGCTGTCGGGGATTTGTCTGGCGCAAACGGGTCTTGGCTCGGTGCATGGTGTGGTTGCCCCGTTGGGCGCATTCCACCCGATTGGGCATGGCGTCGGCTGCGGCATGTTGGTCACAGAAGCCACTCGCCTGAATATTGATCTGCTGGAAGCACGCGATGCGGATAGCCCAGCATTGGCAAAATATACTGCCATCGGCAAGTTGTTCCGGGGGCGTAGTCACGTTGATCCAGTAGGAGCGCGAGTATTCGTGATTCACACGCTGGAAACGTGGGCGAAACACCTTCATCTGCCACGCTTGTCCAACTTCGGGGTGACGGAGGCGGATATTCCGAAACTCGTGGCGAATTCACGCGGTTCCAGCATGAAAACCAACCCGGTTGAGCTGACGGACAGTGATATTGCCAACCTGATTCGAGCCTGCTTATGAGTACACAGCGAATTTTGCTACCCGCGAGTCTGGTGCAGCATCAGCAAGCCTTGCGCCAATGCACCTTGTGCCCGCAGATGATCGGCCCGGTGATTACTGGGGAGGCGGTATTGTCACCGGTCATGTCGATCGGGCAAGCGCCGGGTATCCACGAAGCCAAGGTCATGCGCCCCTTCGGTTGGACAGCAGGCAAAACCTTGTTCAAGTGGTTCGAGGGCATCGGGCTGGATGAAGCTGCTTTTCGTCAACGGGTTTACATGGCGGCGGTATGCCGTTGTTTTCCGGGTAAGCATCCGAAAGGCGGCGACCGTGTGCCATCGGCTGAGGAAGTTGCCAACTGTTCGCGTTGGTTGCAGGCTGAAATCCGGCTGTTGCGCCCACAACTGATCATCCTGATTGGCAAGCTGGCGATTAACCAGTTTCTGGTGGCAAAAAAGCTGGATGAGGTGGTGGGAAAGTGCCATCGCACCGTCATTGAGGGGCGTGAGGTGGATTTGTTGCCGCTGCCGCACCCTTCCGGTCTATCGACATGGCCACGGATGGAGCCGGGTAAAACGTTGTTGCAGGATGCGCTGCAAGTCATGGCAGCACACCCCGCTTGGCTTAGTTTACTGGATGTTGAAAGCCGAGAGTAACCCGGACTTACCCAGTGTGTAGACCGTATTGCCGTCTTTTACAGGGGCGACGGTATAGCCTGATTTATCACCTTGTACGCGGGCGGCGATTTGCCCGTTGCTGGTATTGACCCAATGCAAATAGCCTTGGTAGTCGCCAACCACGAGGAATTGACCCAGTAAGGTTGGGGCAGTGGGTTGGCGGCGTTCGAGGTCGTCCAGTTTCCAGACTGGGTTGCCACTGAGTGGTTCGAGCTTCCAGACATCACCGGCATCGTTGCTGGTGTACAGGCCGTTAGGGTCAGCATCCACGCCAGTATAACTGGAGTAGGGGGCTGCCCACGCTACGTTGCCGTCGCGCATATTGATTCCAGCAATGCGTCCGTTGTAGCTGGCGGCAAACAGTGCTTCGCCGAGGGCTTTCATTTCGCCGTCTACGTCGGTCATGCGGTCGAGGTCGCTGCTGCCGCGTGGCACGGAAAGGGTAACTTCCCACAAGCCTTTGCCGGATTGCATGTCGAAAGCAGTGACGACACCGTTGTCGAATCCCGCAATGACCATGCCGCCCACTACCAGTGGGGTGCTTGCACCGCGTAGGGACAGCGTTGGGCTTTTACGTTCCTGCTGCCAGAGACGCTGACCTGTTTTTACCGCTAACCCTTGCAGGTTGCCGTCGCCGGTACGGAAGGCGACGATGCCGTTTTTGGCCGGGGATACCGCAAGGACTTCGCTGCCTAGCGGGGTGCTCCAGAGGACTTTGCCGGTTTGTCGATCCAGCGCGATGGCATTGCCTTTGTCAGTGCCGAGGAACACGCCGCCTTCGCCGCTGCTGACGCCGCCGGTGACTGTGCCATCCACGGTGGTTTGCCAGATGCGCCCGCCATTGACTTTGCTCCATGCACTGGCGGAACTGCCACCGGCAACCAGCACGGCGCTTTCATCGATTTGCGGGTGAATCCGCACGTAGTCTTTGCCAGCACCACTGCCCGTGCTGACTTGCCATAAAGTGCGCACATTTGCCGTCGGCTTGAGTTCTTTCAAGGCTTTGGGCGGTGTGCCAGTGTTGGCTGGCATGACGGCTGAAGTCATTTGTGAAAATGTGCTGCAACCCGATAGGGCAAGAGCCATCAGCAAGGCAGTGGTAGTGTGTTTCATGGTGTCCTTTTTAGCTTCCTTTACCCAGATTGTCACGTTTCAGCTTGATGAGTTCGTTGGCGTTACCACCGGCACTTAACATCGCTTTATCGTAAGCTGCACGCGCTTCGATGGGTTTGTTTTGGACGACGTATATATCGCCTTTGAGTTCATCGATCAGTGGCTGGTAGGCTACGGGGTAAGTTTGGTTAGTGAGTTTCAGCGCTTCATCGACTATTTTCATGGCGATGAATACCCGTGCAAGACGAATGCTGGCAAGATTTTTGAAGTCAGTTTCTTTGCTGTTGTCGATGACCCAACGTAGTGCAGTGACTGCCGGTTGGTATTCACCTTTTTCAGCGTAGTACTGAGCGGCTTTCATGGTGGCAATCGCGGCATACGGGGTGGAAGCATAGTTGTTCTGTAGTGTTTGAATATCGGGTTGTGCCTGTTCTAACGATGTTTCACTGGCTTTATCGACTTTGGCATACAGTGCAGAGGCTTCAGCAGCGGTGTTTATCTGATAGTCTTTCCAGTACTGCCAGCCAAACATACCACCGATGGCGAGGGTGATCCCGGCAATGACGGACGTGCCGTTCTCTTTCCACCAGTTTTTAAGGTCTTCGACTTTTTCGTCGTCAGTTTTGTAATCAGACATCAGTTTGCCCCTGAATTTAGCTTATTTACGGTTAGTTTTGTTGTGTTTTTTCAAGAAAAACGGAAAGTTGTTGTGCCACTTGGCTGAGCGGAAGGGTAATCTGCTCCCCGCCATCACGCAAGGGTTTGAGGCCGATTTCACCGCGTTCCACTTCGTTTTCACCCAGAATCAGCGCGAAACGGGCGTTGGATTTGTCGGCGCGTTTCATTTGGGTTTTGAAGCTGCCTTCGCCGCCATTGCTGGTCAGGCACAGTGCTGGCAGAGCATCGCGCAGGGTTTCTGCCAAGGCCAGGCCGGTTTGGATGGCGGTTTTGCCTGCCATAATGAGGAAAGCATCCGGCGCGGTGACGGGTGTGGCAATGCCTTGGGTTTCCAGCAGCAGGATCAGGCGTTCCATGCCCATGCCGAAGCCGACGCCGGGGGTCGGTTTGCCGCCCAGTTGTTCGACCAGACCGTCATAACGCCCGCCTGCACACACGGTGCTTTGTGCGCCGAGGTCGTCCGTTACCCATTCAAATACCATGTGGGTGTAGTAATCCAGCCCGCGTACCAGCCGTGGGTTGACTTCGTAGGCAATGCCCATGCCATCCAGCAAGGCGCACAGCATGGCGAAGTGCTCGCGGGAAACGTCATCCAAATGGTCGTGGAGGCTGGGTGCAGCGGCTACGATGTCTTTCAGGTCGGGGTTTTTGGTATCCAGAATCCGTAGCGGGTTGGTGTGCAAGCGGCGTTTGGAATCTTCATCCAGCTTATCGTGATGCGCGGAAAAGTACTCGACCAGCAAGTCGCGGTAAGCGTGACGTGAGGCAGGTGTGCCGAGTGTGTTGATTTCTAGGCGTAGGTTGCGCAGGCCGAGGGTTTTCCACAAACGGGCAGTCAGGGCAATCAGTTCGGCGTCGATATCTGGCCCCGGCATTCCGAAGGCTTCCACGCCGATCTGGTGAAATTGGCGGTAGCGGCCTTTTTGCGGACGTTCGTGGCGGAACATCGGGCCGGTATACCACAGGCGTTGCTGCTGGTTGTGTAACAGACCGTGTTGGATACCGGCGCGGATGCAGCCTGCCGTGCCTTCCGGGCGCAAACTCAGGCTGTCATCGTTACGGTCGGCGAAGGTGTACATTTCCTTCTCAACGATGTCGGTGACTTCGCCCACGGCTCGTGAGAACAGGTCAGTCTGTTCCACGATAGGCATACGGATTTCGCTGTAGCCATAGCGGTGCAGCAACTGACGAGCAGTGCTTTCGAGGTATTGCCATACGGGGGTAGCATCAGGGAGTATGTCGTTCATGCCCCGGATGGATTGAATGTTTTTGCTCATGCTTACTCGACTCTAAAACGGGCAACACTGCCTTTGGTGTGCGGTGCCAAATCAAACGGCTGACCGTTGACAAAAATTTTCACGCCGGGGGCATTGCCAATTTTGACGTTCAGGGGGGGTGTTGCCTTGAATTCTTTGATATTGCCAGCGGTGTTGAGTGACTCGAACAAGGTTTTTTTGTCCTCACCCTTGATCTGCATCCACACTTCTTCGGTGAACTCCATGCGGATGCTGATTTCGCCCGGTGTCAGTGCTGTTGCGGCGGCATCGGCGGCGGCATCGGTAGCAGCGATGCTCGTGTCTGCTGCTGGCGCGGCAGCGGCGCTTGCTGGTGCGGTTGTTGGTTCAGGTGCAGCGGTCGGTGTTTCCGGGGTAACCGCAGTTGTATCAGCCGTGGTTGCGGTAGCTGCGGTATCTTGTGTGCTGCTAGCAGACGCCTGTTCCGCAGGGGGGGCTGGTGTAGCAGCGGCTGCCGCTGCCTGTTGTTGCGCTTGCTGAGCCGCCTGATCTTTTTCCTGTTCCATGGCTTTTTTCTGGGCAACGTAGGCTTCCATCGCTGAGGGTGGGCGTGGTACGTCAGGCGGGTTAGTCTGTGCGGAGAAGGATGACCATGTATGGTCTGCCCAGTTGCGTACCCCCGGAATCGTGGAAAACAGTCCCAGTAGCAATACCAATGCCCCAAAACCGATAAATTTCAGGGTAGAGGTTGAGATGGCAGGTTGCGCCACTTTATTCAGCGGGCGAGCCGGGGCAAAGTGATGGGCAATCTCATCAGGCTTCGCGCCACGTAAGGCTTCATAGGTGCGGATAAGTTCCTTGGCATCCATATCAGCCAGTTTGGAGTAACCGCGCAAGTAGCCACGCACATAGGGTGGCTCGGGTAAATGGGCGAAGTCTTCGGTTTCCAATGCCCGCAGGATATGGGTAGACAGGTGTAACTCTTCGGCTGCCTGCTCAATGTCAAGGCCAGCTTTCTCACGGCACTCTGCCAGTTTGATGGTCAGGTCGCCCGGCTGTACGGCAGAAGATGTCCTTTCTTCGACTGAGGTGGCTGTCTCTGTCACGTGTCCTCCAATTATTATCAATTAATTTGACTGGCAGCTTTGCTGTCAGGGAATTTTTCCCGCAGCTCAATTGCACAGGCATCCGCTTTATCCGCTTCATTTAAACGTGTTTGCACCTGATAACACAGCAGCAGGCTGTCCGGGGTTGCAGGCGCACTGTCATTATAGCGGTAAAGGAATGCTTCTGCTTTGGCAGACTCACCTTTTTCGTAGTGCAGTCTGGCTAGCTGGTAAAGGGCCGCCGGGAAGCGATTATTTTTTTCCAGTGCTTGCCGGAAATACGTTTCAGCTTGGGTAGCATTGCCGGTCTTTTTGACGCAAATGCCTGCATTTGTATAAGCAAATTCAGGGGTTTTATAGAGCGGGTCACTGAGCGACTTCAAAAAAGCACTTTCTGCTTCGGCGTATTTGCCGGTATGGCATAAGTAAGATCCATAGTTATTCAACAAGTTGGGGTCTTTAGGGGTAATTCCTAATGCTTTGCGGAAGTGTTTGCCTGCCTTATCATCATCACCCAGCCGTTCCTGCAACAAGGCATAATAGTGGTTGGCAGGGGCGGAATTGGGTTCTTGCGCCAAGGCTTTTTTCAGGTTCATGCTGGCTAAATCCAGCCGACCTTTTTGCAAGTAGCCAACCCCTAACTGGGTGTAATAACTACCAGCCTTATCGCTTTCGGAAGAGGAAGATGTGTTTGAGCAGCCCCCTGTGATACTGCCCATTAACAGAAGAAAAAAAGCATATTTTATTATTTTCATTGTTCATTACCGTTCGATGCGGGCGAAATGTATCTCTCGGCGGCTTTTGTCGTTGACTTGACCAGCTAATTGCCCACAGGCCGCGTCAATATCATCACCTCGTGTTTTTCTGGTGATCACAGTATATCCTGCTTCTGCGAGAATATCACGGAAGCGGTGTATCCGGTTGTTACTGGAACGCTTGTAACGCGTTTCCGGGAACGGGTTGAACGGAATCAGGTTGATTTTCGAGGGAATGCCTTTGAGGATTTTCGCCAGTTGGTGAGCGTTTTCATCGCTGTCATTGATGCCATCCAGCATCACGTATTCCCAAGTAACGTGATTACGCTCGGTGGTTTTTTT from Thiothrix litoralis encodes the following:
- a CDS encoding hydantoinase B/oxoprolinase family protein; protein product: MTNPRWQFWIDRGGTFTDIVARTPEGEWRTHKLLSENPERYPDAALQGIRDLLGVKAGQTIPTERIDTVRMGTTVATNALLEHKGEAVLLVTTLGFGDALRIGYQQRPHLFALDIELPQMLYTDVLEVEERIAADGEILQAPDAAVIRPALQAAYAKGLRSVAILFMHAYRYPQHETRVAAIAREVGFTQISTSHAVSPLIKFVGRGDTTVVDAYLSPVLRRYVEQVARELPDTKLFFMQSNGGLTHADHFQGKDAILSGPAGGVVGMVQTAQAAGFDKLIGFDMGGTSTDVCHFAGEYERTLESHIAGARIRAPMMQIHTVAAGGGSILHFDGQRFRVGPDSAGANPGPAAYRRGGELTITDCNVMLGKLQAAYFPQIFGAEGKEALDVDTVCAKFAELASTPLSQRRASPLAERSRSLSPEQVAEGFLAIAVENMANAIKKISVQRGYDVSEYALCCFGGASGQHACLVAEALGMRKVFLHPFAGVLSAYGMGLADVRQILTRSVEVELSETMLVGLQQQQATLAAETAAHIQEQGVSTEYLRHETRLHCRYAGSDSSLLVAWDGEDTAAIRATFEEAHRQRFGFVAAEKAVVVASLEVEAIAGKENPPQPPFCKGGSEERETWHSVFMRGEWRDTPFYQRDALTVGQTITGPAVILESTGTVIVEPGWAVQLNEQGDLVMEHRRVGGAERDTHHSTSTPKPDSAPDPIRLEIFNNLFMSIAEQMGFVLEQTAVSVNIKERLDFSCAIFDPAGHLVANAPHMPVHLGSMSESIKAVISANAGAMQPGDVFVLNDPYHGGTHLPDITVVKPVFEESGNAIIFYVATRGHHADVGGITPGSIPPQSRTIDEEGILLTNVKLVEGGHFREEAIRALLASGAFPARNIDYNIADLKAQLAACARGEAELRRMIGQMGLATVQAYMRHVQDNAEASVRRVIGSLRDGSFQYDMDDGSRICVQITVDATNRCATLDFTGTSPQHPGNLNAPTAITRAAVLYVFRCLVADNIPLNEGCLKPLNIIIPPGSMLNPQYPAAVVAGNVETSQYVVDALFGALGIMGAAQGTMNNVTWGNARHQYYETLCGGAGATANAAGASAVHTHMTNSRLTDPEILETRFPVRLEAFHIRPHSGGRGLQRGGDGVVRKTRFLEPMTVSLVSGHRKVAPYGMAGGRNGQCGVNRVLRVEGYLETLEGIAQVEVEAGDVLTVATPGGGGYGQ
- a CDS encoding iron-containing alcohol dehydrogenase, yielding MSSQPGFPAFAIARLPRIEFGAGALRKLPAIAAQYGKRLLIITGASSFTASEAGKTLFTALQAAGFTWEICRVTHEPSPHWVDETVAGLQGDSFDAVIGIGGGSPLDAAKAVAGLLKPGNSVMDHLEGVGPELPYQGSSTPFIAVPTTAGTGSEATKNAVLSVSGEHGFKKSFRDDKLVAEYAIIDPDLLATCPPAQIAANGMDAFTQLMEAYVSTRSNPLTDALALAGMEAVRDSLLAFYRDPADSVARGKMAYASLLSGICLAQTGLGSVHGVVAPLGAFHPIGHGVGCGMLVTEATRLNIDLLEARDADSPALAKYTAIGKLFRGRSHVDPVGARVFVIHTLETWAKHLHLPRLSNFGVTEADIPKLVANSRGSSMKTNPVELTDSDIANLIRACL
- a CDS encoding uracil-DNA glycosylase family protein, yielding MSTQRILLPASLVQHQQALRQCTLCPQMIGPVITGEAVLSPVMSIGQAPGIHEAKVMRPFGWTAGKTLFKWFEGIGLDEAAFRQRVYMAAVCRCFPGKHPKGGDRVPSAEEVANCSRWLQAEIRLLRPQLIILIGKLAINQFLVAKKLDEVVGKCHRTVIEGREVDLLPLPHPSGLSTWPRMEPGKTLLQDALQVMAAHPAWLSLLDVESRE
- the bamB gene encoding outer membrane protein assembly factor BamB, which produces MKHTTTALLMALALSGCSTFSQMTSAVMPANTGTPPKALKELKPTANVRTLWQVSTGSGAGKDYVRIHPQIDESAVLVAGGSSASAWSKVNGGRIWQTTVDGTVTGGVSSGEGGVFLGTDKGNAIALDRQTGKVLWSTPLGSEVLAVSPAKNGIVAFRTGDGNLQGLAVKTGQRLWQQERKSPTLSLRGASTPLVVGGMVIAGFDNGVVTAFDMQSGKGLWEVTLSVPRGSSDLDRMTDVDGEMKALGEALFAASYNGRIAGINMRDGNVAWAAPYSSYTGVDADPNGLYTSNDAGDVWKLEPLSGNPVWKLDDLERRQPTAPTLLGQFLVVGDYQGYLHWVNTSNGQIAARVQGDKSGYTVAPVKDGNTVYTLGKSGLLSAFNIQ
- a CDS encoding YfgM family protein is translated as MSDYKTDDEKVEDLKNWWKENGTSVIAGITLAIGGMFGWQYWKDYQINTAAEASALYAKVDKASETSLEQAQPDIQTLQNNYASTPYAAIATMKAAQYYAEKGEYQPAVTALRWVIDNSKETDFKNLASIRLARVFIAMKIVDEALKLTNQTYPVAYQPLIDELKGDIYVVQNKPIEARAAYDKAMLSAGGNANELIKLKRDNLGKGS
- the hisS gene encoding histidine--tRNA ligase, which encodes MSKNIQSIRGMNDILPDATPVWQYLESTARQLLHRYGYSEIRMPIVEQTDLFSRAVGEVTDIVEKEMYTFADRNDDSLSLRPEGTAGCIRAGIQHGLLHNQQQRLWYTGPMFRHERPQKGRYRQFHQIGVEAFGMPGPDIDAELIALTARLWKTLGLRNLRLEINTLGTPASRHAYRDLLVEYFSAHHDKLDEDSKRRLHTNPLRILDTKNPDLKDIVAAAPSLHDHLDDVSREHFAMLCALLDGMGIAYEVNPRLVRGLDYYTHMVFEWVTDDLGAQSTVCAGGRYDGLVEQLGGKPTPGVGFGMGMERLILLLETQGIATPVTAPDAFLIMAGKTAIQTGLALAETLRDALPALCLTSNGGEGSFKTQMKRADKSNARFALILGENEVERGEIGLKPLRDGGEQITLPLSQVAQQLSVFLEKTQQN
- a CDS encoding RodZ domain-containing protein, with the protein product MTETATSVEERTSSAVQPGDLTIKLAECREKAGLDIEQAAEELHLSTHILRALETEDFAHLPEPPYVRGYLRGYSKLADMDAKELIRTYEALRGAKPDEIAHHFAPARPLNKVAQPAISTSTLKFIGFGALVLLLGLFSTIPGVRNWADHTWSSFSAQTNPPDVPRPPSAMEAYVAQKKAMEQEKDQAAQQAQQQAAAAAATPAPPAEQASASSTQDTAATATTADTTAVTPETPTAAPEPTTAPASAAAAPAADTSIAATDAAADAAATALTPGEISIRMEFTEEVWMQIKGEDKKTLFESLNTAGNIKEFKATPPLNVKIGNAPGVKIFVNGQPFDLAPHTKGSVARFRVE
- the pilW gene encoding type IV pilus biogenesis/stability protein PilW, translated to MKIIKYAFFLLLMGSITGGCSNTSSSSESDKAGSYYTQLGVGYLQKGRLDLASMNLKKALAQEPNSAPANHYYALLQERLGDDDKAGKHFRKALGITPKDPNLLNNYGSYLCHTGKYAEAESAFLKSLSDPLYKTPEFAYTNAGICVKKTGNATQAETYFRQALEKNNRFPAALYQLARLHYEKGESAKAEAFLYRYNDSAPATPDSLLLCYQVQTRLNEADKADACAIELREKFPDSKAASQIN